One window of Bos indicus isolate NIAB-ARS_2022 breed Sahiwal x Tharparkar chromosome 18, NIAB-ARS_B.indTharparkar_mat_pri_1.0, whole genome shotgun sequence genomic DNA carries:
- the B3GNT8 gene encoding UDP-GlcNAc:betaGal beta-1,3-N-acetylglucosaminyltransferase 8: MRCPKCLLCLSALLTLLGLKVYIEWTSEPRLGKAYPGPRSTLLGPTPASTEPTLPANLSARLGQTGPLPLAYWNQQQWRLGTLPGVNSTEAGDCGAWGAAAAAEIPDFASYPEDLRRFLLWAACRSFPPWLPTGGGGQVTGCEDPGDVPFLLLAVKSEPGRFAERQAVRETWGRPAPGVRLLFLLGSPVGQAGPDLSTLVSWESRRYGDLLLWDFLDVPFNQTLKDLMLLAWLGRHCPGVSFVLQAQDDAFVRTPALLDHLRGLPPVRARGLYLGEVFIQAKPLRKPGGPFYVPGSFFEGSYPAYASGGGYVIAGRLAPWLLQAAARVAPFPFGDVYTGLCFQALGLAPRTHKGFLTAWPADRTADPCAFRDLLLVRPLSPQDSIRLWKQLQDPGLQCRAPEAEAGRGGQGSP, translated from the coding sequence ATGCGCTGCCCCAAGTGCCTTCTCTGCCTGTCAGCGCTGCTCACGCTCCTGGGCCTCAAAGTGTACATCGAGTGGACGTCCGAGCCCCGGCTGGGCAAGGCCTACCCAGGGCCCCGCAGCACCCTGCTAGGCCCCACGCCAGCCAGCACTGAGCCCACCCTGCCGGCCAACCTCTCGGCCCGTCTGGGCCAGACTGGCCCCCTGCCCTTGGCTTACTGGAACCAGCAGCAGTGGCGGCTGGGGACCCTGCCCGGAGTGAACAGCACGGAGGCGGGGGACTGTGGTGCTTGGGGGGCCGCCGCCGCGGCTGAGATCCCCGACTTCGCTTCCTACCCCGAGGACCTCCGCCGCTTCCTGCTGTGGGCTGCCTGCCGGAGCTTCCCTCCGTGGCTGCCCACAGGCGGCGGAGGCCAGGTGACCGGGTGCGAGGATCCCGGTGATGTCCCCTTCCTGTTGTTGGCTGTCAAGTCAGAACCAGGGCGCTTTGCGGAACGACAGGCCgtgagggagacctggggcaGGCCAGCCCCCGGGGTCCGGCTGCTCTTCCTCCTGGGGTCCCCAGTGGGCCAGGCGGGGCCAGACCTCAGCACCCTGGTGTCCTGGGAGAGCCGGCGCTACGGTGACCTGCTGCTCTGGGACTTCCTCGACGTCCCCTTCAACCAGACGCTCAAAGACTTGATGCTGCTGGCCTGGCTTGGCCGCCACTGCCCCGGCGTGAGCTTTGTCCTGCAGGCCCAGGATGATGCCTTCGTGCGCACCCCTGCTCTGCTGGACCACCTGCGGGGCCTACCGCCTGTCAGGGCCCGGGGCCTCTACCTGGGTGAGGTTTTCATCCAGGCCAAGCCTCTCCGGAAGCCCGGAGGACCCTTCTACGTACCCGGGTCCTTCTTCGAGGGCAGCTACCCGGCCTACGCCAGCGGGGGCGGCTACGTCATCGCGGGGCGCTTGGCACCCTGGCTGCTGCAGGCGGCAGCCCGCGTGGCCCCCTTCCCCTTTGGCGACGTCTACACTGGCCTGTGCTTTCAAGCCCTGGGCCTGGCCCCCAGGACCCACAAAGGCTTCCTCACTGCCTGGCCGGCAGACCGCACTGCTGACCCCTGTGCCTTCAGAGACCTGCTGCTTGTGCGGCCCCTCAGCCCTCAGGACAGCATCCGGCTCTGGAAACAGCTGCAGGACCCTGGGCTCCAGTGCAGAGCCCCAGAGGCagaggcggggaggggcgggcaggGCAGCCCCTGA